The genomic segment AGCTGCCGCCCGCGATCAACCCGGGCCGGCACGCGACGTGGGGCCAGGACTCGTTCGAGTTCTTCCCGAACTTCACGCTCCTGTTCTGGGCGCCGGGCTGGTACCTGACCTACAACTACTGGCCGACCGGAGTCGACTCGCACATCTTCGAGGCCGACCTGTACTTCGTGCCGCCGAAGAACCTGCGTGAGCGGCTCTCCCAGGAGTTGGCTGCGGTGACGTTCAAGGAGTACGCGTTCCAGGACGCCAACACCCTCGAAGCCACGCAGACGCAGATCGGCACCCGTGCCGTGCTCGACTTCCCGCTGTGTGACCAGGAAATCCTGTTGCGCCACCTGCACCACACCGCCCACAAGTACGTCGACCGGTACAAAGAATCATTGGCCAACGGAAACGGGAACGGCTCAGCTGCCGCTCTGGGCACGAAGGCTGAAGAAAAGGACCCAGCAAATGTCTAAGCTGCCAGAAGAATTCGCCGACCTGGAGCGCTTCAGCGACTGGTGCCTTCCGACGGAGGAAGAGCGTTACCAGAAGCGCCTCAACTCCTCGATGGAAGAGATGCAGGAGCTCTACGACGCCGGCATGGCGCGGCTGGAAGACATCATGGTCTACGTCGACGCGCGCTTTCCGCTCAAGAGCATGCCGGAAGACGCCAAAGCTCTGGTACATCTAGGACAGTCGATCGTTCAGGTCAGCTTCCCGGTCGAGGTGTGGAAGCAGCCCCGCGTGCTCGACAGCGGTGCCGCCTATATCAATCTGATCAAGGAGCCGGTGGTCTGAGCGTGCTGACCCTGAAGGCTGCCGGGTACGTCGACGTCGACGCGGGCGAGATCGTCCGCCCCGGCATCGTGAAGGTCGACGGCGACCGGATCGTTTCTGTCGGAGGCACCCCCGAGGGAGAGATCGTCGATCTCGGGGATGCCATCCTGCTGCCGGGTCTGATGGACATGGAGGTCAACCTCCTCATGGGTGGCCGGGGTGAGAACCCCGGCCTTTCCCAGGTTCAGGACGACCCGCCCACCCGGGTGTTGCGTGCGGTCGGCAACGCCCGCCGCACGCTGCGGGCGGGGTTCACCACGGTGCGCAACCTCGGTCTGTTCGTCAAGACCGGCGGCTACCTGCTCGACGTCGCACTGGGCAAGGCCATCGACGCGGGCTGGATCGAGGGTCCGCGTATCGTGCCTGCCGGACATGCCATCACCCCGACCGGCGGGCATTTGGATCCCACGATGTTCGCGGCGTTCATGCCCGGTGTGCTCGAGCTGACCATCGAGGAGGGCATCGCCAACGGGGTCGACGAGATCCGCAAGGCAGTGCGCTATCAGATCAAGCACGGCGCCCAGCTGATCAAGGTGTGCTGCTCGGGCGGCGTAATGTCGCTGACGGGTGAGGCTGGCGCACAACACTATTCGGACGAAGAGCTGCGTGTGATCGTCGACGAGGCGCACCGGCGCGGATTGCGTGTCGCCGCACACACCCACGGCGCCGAGGCCGTCAAGCATGCGGTGGCATGCGGTATCGACTGCATCGAGCACGGCTTCCTGATGGACGACGAGGCAATCCAGATGTTGGTCGACAACGACCGGTTCCTGGTGACCACTCGTCGGCTGGCGCAGGCGATGGACGTCTCGCATGCACCGAAGGTGCTGCAGGACAAGGCCGCCGAGATGTTCCCGAAGGCGGAGACCTCGATCAAGGCGGCCTACGAGGCCGGGGTGAAGATCGCCGTCGGCACCGACGCCCCCGCCATCCCGCACGGCAAGAACGCCGACGAGCTGGTGACCCTGGTGGAATGGGGAATGCCGCCGGCCGCGGTGCTGCGGGCGGCCACCGTGGTCGGCGCCGACCTGATCAACGCGACCGACCGGGGCCGGATCGCCGAGGGGTTACTTGCCGATATCATTGCCGTGCCTGGTGATCCGTTGTCCGACATCACCGTTACCCAGAACGTCAGCTTCGTCATGAAGGGCGGGAAAGTCTATGTCAACAAAGCGGACTGACGACATCGTCGAGATCCAGCAGCTGCTCGCCCGCTACGCGGTGACCATCACTCAGCTGGATGTCGAGAACCTGGTCAAGGTCTTCACCGAGGACGGCACCTACAGCGCCTTCGGCGAAACCTATTCGCTGGGGCGGTTTCCCGAGCTCGTCGACGCCGCGCCGAAGGGGTTGTTCATGACCGGCGAGTCGCTGGTCGAGTTCGACGAAAACGACCCCGACAAGGCCACCGGCACCCAGCCGCTGTGCTTCATCGAGCACTCCGCGCACGACATGCGCATCGGCTACTACCGGGACACCTACCTGCGGACCGATAAGGGCTGGCGGCTCAACACCCGGGCCATGACCTTCATCCGGCGCACCGGTGTGCACGATTCGGGCCGTCCGCACGCGATCGGCCGGCCGGCCGGCGGATGACCACGGTGGCCGAATCCGGCACGACGGCAGACGAATTCCGCAGAGATCTGCGTGCCTGGCTCGACGAGAACGATCTGAGCCCGGGCCCGGACCATTCGCTGGACGCGCACATCCAGCAGATGAGCCGCGTGCGTCGCGCCCTTTACGATGCCGGATGGATGCGGTACGGCTGGCCCGAAGAGGTCGGCGGCCTGGGCGGCTCGGTGATCATGCGGATGATCGTCGCCGAGGAGGTGCTCGGCCGTAACATCGCCGAGCCGGGCCCGTACTCGATGATGGAAGTCCTTGTGCCGACCATGATCTCGTACGCCCGCCCGGAGCTCGCCGCCGAGATGGTGCCGCGCTATCTGCGTGGCGAAGAGCACTGGTGCCAGGGCTTCTCCGAGCCCGGCTCGGGCAGTGACCTGGCGTCGTTGAGCACCAAGGCCACCCAGCGCGGCGACGATTGGGTGATCAACGGCCAGAAGGTGTGGACCAGCTTCGCCCAGTTCTCCAAGCGCTGCGTGCTACTCACCCGCACCGGAACGCCGGACACACCCAAGCACGAGGGCATCACCGCGTTCTTCATCGACATGGATTCGCCCGGGATAACCGTGCGGCCGCTGCACACCATGCACGGCGTCGACGAATTCTGCGAGGTGTACTTCGACGACGTGGTGGTGCCCGCCGAGCGCATGCTCGGCAATCCCGGCGACGGCTGGCGGCTGGCCAACGACCTGCTGCCGTTCGAGCGTTCGACGTGCTTCTGGCAGCGGATCTCCTACCTGTTCACCCGGCTCGACCGGCTGATCGCCGACGAGACCGATGCGGGCGACGCCGAGCTCGGCGCGGCTTTCCTCGCCCTGCACACCGTGCGCTGCCGGTCAGCGGGCACCCAGCACCGCTTCGCCGAAGGCGCCAAGCTGGGCCCGGAGACATCGATCGACAAGGTGCTGCTGGCCAGCGCCGAGCAGCGCCTCTACGACACGGCCCGCGATGTGGTGCCGGGCGTGCTCGAACTCGATGAGACGCCCTGGCGTTCGGAGTTTCTGTATTCGCGCTCGGCCACCATCTACGGCGGCACCGCGGAGATCCAGCGCAACATCATCGCCCGTCGGCTCCTTGACCTCGGGAAGGAGTGAGACGTGGAAGACGGCGAACTGGGAATGCTGGCCGACACGCTCGAGAAGTCGATGAGCGCGGCCGCGGCGGCCGGCTCTCCTAATGTCGAGGACGTCCTGAGTGATCTCGGGTGGCTGGAGATGCTGGATGAGATTCCGGACGAGGCAACGGGTTTGGTGTTCCGCCTGCTGGGTGAGACTGGTACGCACGCCGGGGTGATCAATGACGTGGTGCTCGCCGCGGCAGGCAGTCAACCCGGCGGCACGATCGCGCTGCCGTACACCGGCGGCCGCTGGGTGACCTGGGAGCGCACCGACGGCGTGCATTCGGCGATGGATCCCGAACTTCCCGTCCACGCCACCGACGCCGGGACCGACGTTCCGCTGGCCAAGGGCCGACTCGCGCTCGCCTGGTGGCTGGTGGGGTCGGCGCGCGCGATGCTGGCGCTGGCGCGCCAGCACGCCGTGGACCGTGTTCAGTTCGGCCGGCCGATCGGGTCGTTCCAGGCCGTGCGCCACCGGCTCGCCGAGACGCTCGTCGCCATCGAGGGCGCGGAAGCCACTCTGCTGATGGCTACCGACGACTTCGGGTGTCTGCTGGGCAAAGCGGCCGCCGGCCAGGCTGCGCTCACCGCCGCCAAGCACTGTCAGCAGGTGCTCGGCGGTATCGGCTTCACCGATGAGCATGACCTGCACCGGCACGTGAAGCGCGTTTTCGTGCTGGACGGGCTGCTCGGATCGGCGCGCGATCTGACCCGCGAAGCGGGTGCCACCATCCGGTCGCTGGGGCATGCGCCCCGGCTGGGAAACCTGTGACGAACGCCATGGCGGCGAATGCGCTGGTCACCCTTTACACTGTGCGGAACAAAAATTTTGGTTCGTATTGAATTGAGAACATAATTCTCGTCGCTGAGAGTAGTACTCTCTTACCGTGAGCAACATCGGAAACCGCATCCGCTCGTCTCGAGCCCGGCAGTGAACAGCCCGAGCGAGGAACCTGCCTGGAAGCAGCGCGCCGTCGAGCGGTCCATTCGGACCGCCAAGGTGCGCGCCGGGCAGCGCGTGCAGCGATTCCTGGATGCCGCACAGGCCATCATCACCGAGAAGGGCAGCACCGACTTCACCGTGCAGGAGGTCGTCGACCGCTCCCGCCAGTCGTTGCGCAGCTTCTACCTGCAGTTCGACGGTAAGCACGAGCTGCTGCTCGCGCTGTTCGAGGATGCCCTGAGCCGGGCCGCCGATCAGATCCGCGCGGCGACGTCGGCGCAGGACGACCCGCTGGACCGCCTCAAGGTGGCCGTCACCCTGCTCTTCGAACTGTCCCGGCCGGACCCGACCGCCCGGCGGCCACTGTTCACCGACTTTGCCCCGCAACTGCTGATCTCGCACCCCAACGAGGTCAAGGTGGCTCACGCACCGCTGGTGGCGCTATTCGCCGAACTGATGATCGAGGCTGCGGAGGCGGGCGAACTGCGGGAAGATGCCAACCCGCGCCGGATCGCGGCGATGACCATGCAAACCATCATGTTCATCGCCCAGTCCAGCTCGGTGGAGGACGAGGAGAACGTCCACACACCGATCAGCGGCGACGAGGTGTGGACCTTCTGCTCTCAGGGCTTCGCCCGCAAGTAAGCGTTACGGCTCGGCCGACGAAACTCGTTGTGCGATAAGCGCTTCCGCAGCACTGTACGGATCGCGGCTGCCGTCGGCGACCGCCTGTGCCAACGCGTCGAGATCGGGATGCCGGTGCAGCCGGCTCTGCGCCAGTGACAACACTTGCGCACGGGCCCGTGCGGCGCGCCGCTCCGGGGTGTCGGCCCGCCGATGGGCCTCGATCGCCTCGACCAGCTCCCCCACCCCCTCGGCCTTGGCGGCGACCAGCGTCAGCACCGGAACGTGCGTCTCGAACTTCAGGTCGCGCACGGTCTGCGCGGCGCCCTCTCGGTCGGCCTTGTTCACCACCACCAGGTCGGCGACCTCGAGCAGGCCGGCCTTCGCGGCCTGGACGGCGTCACCGGCGCCGGGGTTGAGGATCACGATCGTCGGGTCGGCAACCGCGGCGATCTCGATCTCCGACTGCCCGACGCCGACGCTCTCCAGCAGGACGACGTCATAGCCCAGCGCACCGAGCAGGCGGATCGCGGCGGGTACGGCGGCGGCCAGGCCGCCAAGATGCCCGCGGGTGGCCACCGACCGGATCAACACGTCGGGGTCGTTGATGTGCTGGGCCATCCTGATCCGGTCACCGAGCAGCGCGCCGCCGCTGTAGGGCGACGACGGATCGACGGCCACCACGGCGACACGTTGCGCGCGTTCGCGATACGCCGCAGCCAGCACCGCGATCGTCGTCGACTTGCCGGCTCCGGGCGGCCCGGTGATACCGACCACCGGGACAGCGGTGCGACCGACCTCGGCCAGTACCTCGTCGCGGCGGTCACTTTCGACCAGGCTCAGCAGACGCCCGACCGCACGGGTGTTCCCGCCGCGGGCCGCGGTGATCAGCTCGGCGACGTCCATGGCTCGCAACGCTAGCTCAGTAACCGCCGACCTCTATCACCGTCGCCGAGCCCATCCCGCCGCCGGCGCACATCGCGGCGACCGCGATCCCGCCGCCGCGACGGCGCAGCTCGTGGGTCAGCGTCACCAGCATCCGCGCGCCGGTGGCCGCCACCGGATGCCCGAGCGAACACCCACTGCCGCTGACATTGACCCGCTCGGGGTCGATGTCGAGGAGCTTGATGGTGGCCACACACATCGCGGCGAAGGCCTCGTTGATCTCGAACAGGTCGACATCGGCCAGCGAAAGACCGGCCCGCCCAAGCGCTTTCTCGATCGCCGCCACCGGGGCCAGACCGGTCTCGGCCGGGTCGATGCCCACCGAGGCCCAGGACCGGATGACGCCGAGCGCGGGCAGGCCCAGGTCCTCGCTGGCGATCGCGAGGGCGGCCGCGGCGTCGTTGGCGCCGCAGGCATTTCCCGCGGTGATCGAAAAGCCCTCGATCTCGGGATGCAGCGGCTTGAGGCCGGCCAGCCGTTCCATGCTGGTGTCGCGGCGCGGGTGTTCGTCGGTGTCGAACAGTCCGTGCGGCGTGTCGATCGCGACGATCTCTTGCTTGAATCGGCCTTCGTCGATCGCCGCGATCGCGTTGCGGTGTGACCGCAATGCCCAGGCATCCATCTCTTCTCGCGTCACGCCCGCCTTCACCGCGGCGTTCCACCCGACCGTGATGGACATGTCCATGTTCGGCGCATCTGGGCGGTCGGGGTGGGTCGGCGGGAACCAGTCGACCATGTCCTCCCCGGCGCGGCGCTTGAACCGCGGCGACGTCGACGCCGAGTTGACTCCGCCGGCGATCACGAGGCGGTCCATGCCGGCGCGAATGCTGGCTGCGGCGCTCTGCACGGCCGCCTGCCCCGCGGCGCAATGCCGGTTGACGGCCGCGCCGGGCACCGAGGTCAGGCCGGCCGTGATCGCGGCGTGCCGGGCGACCACCCCGCCGCCGTAGAGGCCTTCACCGAGGATGACGTCGTCGATGTCGGCGCGGTCGACATGTTCGTCGAGCTCGGCCACCGTCGCACCCACGACGTGGTCGGCCAGCTGGTAGGCGTCGGTATCGCGCAGCGTGCCCTTCATGGCGGTGCCGATGGGGGTGCGCAATGCGGACACGATCACGGCTTCGGGCACAGATCTCTCCTCGTGCGATTGACCAAATTCAGTCGGTATGAGAATACTATTCTCTCAAGTAGAGAGCGTCAGTTGCAAGAAGGGTAACGCTATGCAGATCAGTGGGAGTTCCGCCGTCGTCTTCGGTGGAGCGGGCGGCCTCGGCGAGGCCACCGTGCGCAAGCTGCACGGGGCGGGCGTCAAGGTCGTGATCGCCGACCTCGCCGATGACAAGGGCAAGGAACTGGCCGCCGAGCTCGGCATCCCCTACGTCCGCACCGACGTCACCAGCGACGACGACGTGCAGGCCGCGATCGCCGCGGCCGAGGAACTCGGCCCGCTGCGCATCTCGGTCGACACCCACGGCGGCCCCGCCGGCGGCGGCCGGTTGGTCGGCAAGGACGGCTCTCCCATGGAAATGGAGGCGTTCACGAAGACCATCACCTTCTACCTGACCGCGGTGTTCAACGTGATGCGTCATGTTGCGGCCGCGATGGCGCGCCAGGAGCCCGACGAGAACGGCGCCCGCGGCGTGATCATCAACACCGCATCGATCGCCGCGTACGAGGGTCAGATCGGCCAGCTCCCCTACTCCGCCGCCAAGGGCGGCGTCGTCGCCATGACTCTGGTTGCCGCACGCGATCTTTCACCGCTGGGTATCCGGGTGATGGCGATCGCGCCGGGCACCATCAACACCCCCGCCTACGGCAAGGCCGCCGACCAGCTGGAGGCGTACTGGGGTCCGCAAGTGCCGTTCCCCAAGCGGATGGGCCGTTCGGTCGAGTACGGGCAGCTGGCCCTGTCGATCGCCGAGAACGACTACCTCAACGGCGAAACCATCCGTTTGGACGGGGCACTGCGCTTCCCGCCGAAGTAGCGCCCGCGCCGACAGTAACGCCACGGCGACGGAATTCTCGCCGTGGCGTTACTGTCGCGATCTACTTCTTGGCGATCAGCCCGTCGACGATCTTATTGAAGTCGGCCGTACCGAACGAGACGTACTCGGCGAGGTTGGCGTAGTCCAGCGAGGCCATCACCGACTTCTCCAGCTGCATGTTCATCAGCCGCTTGGTGGCTTCCACCGCCTGCTGCGGCAGCTCGATGATCTTCTTCGCGCACGCGATCGCCTCGGAAAGCGGATCGGCGACAACGTGATTCGCCAGACCGAGCTCCACCGCGCGCTGGGCCTTGATGCGCACACCAGTCAGCGCGAACTCCTTGGCTTGCAGCAGGCTGATCTGCGATCCCCACACCAGCGGGCCGCCGTCGGCGGCGACCAGGCCGATCGACACATGCGGA from the Mycolicibacterium crocinum genome contains:
- a CDS encoding TetR/AcrR family transcriptional regulator, whose product is MNSPSEEPAWKQRAVERSIRTAKVRAGQRVQRFLDAAQAIITEKGSTDFTVQEVVDRSRQSLRSFYLQFDGKHELLLALFEDALSRAADQIRAATSAQDDPLDRLKVAVTLLFELSRPDPTARRPLFTDFAPQLLISHPNEVKVAHAPLVALFAELMIEAAEAGELREDANPRRIAAMTMQTIMFIAQSSSVEDEENVHTPISGDEVWTFCSQGFARK
- a CDS encoding acyl-CoA dehydrogenase family protein, which produces MTTVAESGTTADEFRRDLRAWLDENDLSPGPDHSLDAHIQQMSRVRRALYDAGWMRYGWPEEVGGLGGSVIMRMIVAEEVLGRNIAEPGPYSMMEVLVPTMISYARPELAAEMVPRYLRGEEHWCQGFSEPGSGSDLASLSTKATQRGDDWVINGQKVWTSFAQFSKRCVLLTRTGTPDTPKHEGITAFFIDMDSPGITVRPLHTMHGVDEFCEVYFDDVVVPAERMLGNPGDGWRLANDLLPFERSTCFWQRISYLFTRLDRLIADETDAGDAELGAAFLALHTVRCRSAGTQHRFAEGAKLGPETSIDKVLLASAEQRLYDTARDVVPGVLELDETPWRSEFLYSRSATIYGGTAEIQRNIIARRLLDLGKE
- a CDS encoding nuclear transport factor 2 family protein, whose translation is MSTKRTDDIVEIQQLLARYAVTITQLDVENLVKVFTEDGTYSAFGETYSLGRFPELVDAAPKGLFMTGESLVEFDENDPDKATGTQPLCFIEHSAHDMRIGYYRDTYLRTDKGWRLNTRAMTFIRRTGVHDSGRPHAIGRPAGG
- a CDS encoding metal-dependent hydrolase family protein, which codes for MLTLKAAGYVDVDAGEIVRPGIVKVDGDRIVSVGGTPEGEIVDLGDAILLPGLMDMEVNLLMGGRGENPGLSQVQDDPPTRVLRAVGNARRTLRAGFTTVRNLGLFVKTGGYLLDVALGKAIDAGWIEGPRIVPAGHAITPTGGHLDPTMFAAFMPGVLELTIEEGIANGVDEIRKAVRYQIKHGAQLIKVCCSGGVMSLTGEAGAQHYSDEELRVIVDEAHRRGLRVAAHTHGAEAVKHAVACGIDCIEHGFLMDDEAIQMLVDNDRFLVTTRRLAQAMDVSHAPKVLQDKAAEMFPKAETSIKAAYEAGVKIAVGTDAPAIPHGKNADELVTLVEWGMPPAAVLRAATVVGADLINATDRGRIAEGLLADIIAVPGDPLSDITVTQNVSFVMKGGKVYVNKAD
- the meaB gene encoding methylmalonyl Co-A mutase-associated GTPase MeaB, whose product is MDVAELITAARGGNTRAVGRLLSLVESDRRDEVLAEVGRTAVPVVGITGPPGAGKSTTIAVLAAAYRERAQRVAVVAVDPSSPYSGGALLGDRIRMAQHINDPDVLIRSVATRGHLGGLAAAVPAAIRLLGALGYDVVLLESVGVGQSEIEIAAVADPTIVILNPGAGDAVQAAKAGLLEVADLVVVNKADREGAAQTVRDLKFETHVPVLTLVAAKAEGVGELVEAIEAHRRADTPERRAARARAQVLSLAQSRLHRHPDLDALAQAVADGSRDPYSAAEALIAQRVSSAEP
- a CDS encoding thiolase family protein, translating into MPEAVIVSALRTPIGTAMKGTLRDTDAYQLADHVVGATVAELDEHVDRADIDDVILGEGLYGGGVVARHAAITAGLTSVPGAAVNRHCAAGQAAVQSAAASIRAGMDRLVIAGGVNSASTSPRFKRRAGEDMVDWFPPTHPDRPDAPNMDMSITVGWNAAVKAGVTREEMDAWALRSHRNAIAAIDEGRFKQEIVAIDTPHGLFDTDEHPRRDTSMERLAGLKPLHPEIEGFSITAGNACGANDAAAALAIASEDLGLPALGVIRSWASVGIDPAETGLAPVAAIEKALGRAGLSLADVDLFEINEAFAAMCVATIKLLDIDPERVNVSGSGCSLGHPVAATGARMLVTLTHELRRRGGGIAVAAMCAGGGMGSATVIEVGGY
- a CDS encoding acyl-CoA dehydrogenase family protein, with product MLADTLEKSMSAAAAAGSPNVEDVLSDLGWLEMLDEIPDEATGLVFRLLGETGTHAGVINDVVLAAAGSQPGGTIALPYTGGRWVTWERTDGVHSAMDPELPVHATDAGTDVPLAKGRLALAWWLVGSARAMLALARQHAVDRVQFGRPIGSFQAVRHRLAETLVAIEGAEATLLMATDDFGCLLGKAAAGQAALTAAKHCQQVLGGIGFTDEHDLHRHVKRVFVLDGLLGSARDLTREAGATIRSLGHAPRLGNL
- a CDS encoding SDR family NAD(P)-dependent oxidoreductase; the protein is MQISGSSAVVFGGAGGLGEATVRKLHGAGVKVVIADLADDKGKELAAELGIPYVRTDVTSDDDVQAAIAAAEELGPLRISVDTHGGPAGGGRLVGKDGSPMEMEAFTKTITFYLTAVFNVMRHVAAAMARQEPDENGARGVIINTASIAAYEGQIGQLPYSAAKGGVVAMTLVAARDLSPLGIRVMAIAPGTINTPAYGKAADQLEAYWGPQVPFPKRMGRSVEYGQLALSIAENDYLNGETIRLDGALRFPPK